Proteins from a single region of Strix uralensis isolate ZFMK-TIS-50842 chromosome 12, bStrUra1, whole genome shotgun sequence:
- the GFOD2 gene encoding glucose-fructose oxidoreductase domain-containing protein 2 isoform X2 yields MVTAARYYPKLMSIVGNVLRFLPAFVKMKQLIEEHYVGNVMICDVRVYGGSLLSHKYNWICDELMGGGGLHTMGTYIIDLLTHLISRRAEKVHGLLKTFVKQNTAISGIRHVTSDDFCFFQMLMSEGVCCTVTLNFNMPGSFIHEVMIVGSAGRLIARGTDLYGQKNTALQEELLFTDSLTVNKGLLDKGFKDIPLLYLKGMVYMVQALRQSFQDQEDRRTWDHKPVSMAASFEDGLYMQSVVEAIKKSSRSGEWEAVEVMTEEPDANQNLCEALQRNNL; encoded by the coding sequence ATGGTCACAGCCGCCAGGTATTACCCCAAGCTGATGAGCATCGTTGGCAATGTTCTCCGTTTCCTGCCTGCCTTTGTGAAGATGAAGCAGTTGATAGAAGAACACTACGTGGGCAACGTGATGATCTGTGACGTGCGAGTTTATGGGGGCAGCCTGCTCAGCCACAAGTACAACTGGATCTGTGACGAGCTGATGGGAGGAGGCGGTCTGCATACGATGGGAACCTACATTATCGACCTCCTAACGCACCTCatcagcaggagagcagagaaggTCCACGGTTTGCTCAAGACTTTTGTGAAGCAGAACACGGCTATAAGCGGGATCCGCCATGTCACTAGCgatgacttctgctttttccagaTGCTGATGAGCGAGGGTGTCTGTTGCACTGTGACTCTCAACTTCAACATGCCTGGCTCGTTCATCCATGAAGTCATGATTGTAGGGTCTGCTGGTCGCCTCATAGCTCGCGGGACAGACTTGTATGGGCAGAAAAACACCGCGCTCCAAGAAGAACTACTGTTTACAGACTCTCTGACTGTCAACAAGGGCCTTTTGGATAAGGGATTTAAAGACATCCCGCTGCTTTACCTAAAAGGAATGGTGTACATGGTGCAAGCACTGCGGCAGTCTTTCCAAGACCAGGAAGACCGTCGGACATGGGATCATAAACCTGTCTCTATGGCAGCCTCTTTTGAAGATGGTCTGTACATGCAAAGTGTAGTAGAGGCCATCAAGAAATCCAGCAGGTCAGGGGAGTGGGAGGCTGTGGAGGTGATGACCGAGGAACCAGATGCCAATCAAAACCTCTGCGAGGCGCTTCAAAGAAATAACTTATGA